The genomic interval TCACCCAGTCTTATAGACAAAAGAGATTCAAGTGTTTTGTATAGATTTTCcttaaattatatttcagtaacttttaaaatctttcttgTATGTAATACACCTCCAAGAGTTTTAAAGCTCCCAGTTGGAGCCTTAAACTGGGGATAATAAAATTCCAAGTTCTATAAAAAGCATTTTAGAAAAgtgtaatatctttttaaaaaaagtaatttacTTTTTGTGTTTGCATAGGCCAGATGCTACATAAATTTCCATTCTTCTCCATGAAGGACATTACATCATCAGATGTCATAAAATTCAACTGCAGCAACATAGCTGTAAGTTAACAATTTTTTAGACACATTGTTGTGAATTACTAGTTTTCTAGTAATCTGTAGAATTATAGATACTTTTAAAACTCCATATCTTCAGGATCATAGAATTTCCTCTTGTTAGCACAATTGAgtggtacacacatacacatacacactcacatacacacatacacatatgtgcacactCTCAGTAAACATTCATTTCAGTTGGTAGATTCCTATAAGTAATCCACTAACTTCAAATTTCTCCTTGATGGTCTAGGTGAAACCTCATGGGCAATATCACCTGGATGACCAGCTACACTGAAAGATTAGATTTCACCCTGGTGGGAATCTTCAGTCAATCCCAACACCCTGCTCTCCTTTGTTTGGTCATTTTTGTGGTTTTCCTAATGGCCTTGTCTGGAAATATCATTCTGATTTGTTTGATATATTCTGATGCTCACCtacacacccccatgtactttttcATCAGTCAGCTGTCTTTCATGGACATGATGTACATATCTGTTACTGTACCCAAGATGCTCATGGACCAGATCACAGGTGTGAATAAGATCTCAGTCCCTGAATGTGGGGTTCACATGTTCCTCTATGTGACACTAGCAGGTTCAGAGTTTTTCCTTCTAGCCTCCATGGCCTATGATCGCTACACGGCCATTTGCCATCCTCTCCATTACCCTGTCCTCATGAACCCCAGGGTGTGTCTCTTCCTGGCATCTGGCTGCTGGTTTCTGGGCTCAGTGGATGGCTTCTTGTTTACTCCCATCACCATGACCTTCCCCTTCTGCAGATCCCGGGAGATCCATCATTTCTTCTGTGAAGTTCCTGCTGTATTAAAGCTTTCCTGCTCAGACACCTCCCTCTATGAGATTTTCATGTACCTGTGTTGTGTGCTCATGCTCCTCATTCCTGTGAcaatcatttcaggctcttactaCTTTATCGTCCTCACCATTCACAGGATGCGCTCAGCAGAGGGTCGGAAGAAGGCGTTTACCACTTGTTCCTCCCACATGGCTG from Dama dama isolate Ldn47 chromosome 9, ASM3311817v1, whole genome shotgun sequence carries:
- the LOC133061362 gene encoding olfactory receptor 2T29-like isoform X1, producing the protein MGNITWMTSYTERLDFTLVGIFSQSQHPALLCLVIFVVFLMALSGNIILICLIYSDAHLHTPMYFFISQLSFMDMMYISVTVPKMLMDQITGVNKISVPECGVHMFLYVTLAGSEFFLLASMAYDRYTAICHPLHYPVLMNPRVCLFLASGCWFLGSVDGFLFTPITMTFPFCRSREIHHFFCEVPAVLKLSCSDTSLYEIFMYLCCVLMLLIPVTIISGSYYFIVLTIHRMRSAEGRKKAFTTCSSHMAAVILFYGAAIYTYMLPNSYHTPEKDMMVSVFYTILTPVLNPLIYSLRNKDVMGALNKMLNVGVAFQESIK
- the LOC133061362 gene encoding olfactory receptor 2T4-like isoform X2, whose translation is MTSYTERLDFTLVGIFSQSQHPALLCLVIFVVFLMALSGNIILICLIYSDAHLHTPMYFFISQLSFMDMMYISVTVPKMLMDQITGVNKISVPECGVHMFLYVTLAGSEFFLLASMAYDRYTAICHPLHYPVLMNPRVCLFLASGCWFLGSVDGFLFTPITMTFPFCRSREIHHFFCEVPAVLKLSCSDTSLYEIFMYLCCVLMLLIPVTIISGSYYFIVLTIHRMRSAEGRKKAFTTCSSHMAAVILFYGAAIYTYMLPNSYHTPEKDMMVSVFYTILTPVLNPLIYSLRNKDVMGALNKMLNVGVAFQESIK